One genomic region from Haloarcula sp. DT43 encodes:
- a CDS encoding metal-dependent hydrolase, protein MPDLLSHAFIAFTACTLLSLRYDWLTGEYVTVGMAGAFIPDMAKIKLLVDSATVEAALGVPFDWLGVHTLGGAFVAVLVGTVVVGRSDRRRAFGLLSLGAASHLFADALLLKASGQSYEVLWPLTRYHPPTPGLYLSTDVWLAGVTGAIAVAAWLFAGDR, encoded by the coding sequence ATGCCGGACCTGCTGTCGCACGCTTTCATCGCGTTCACCGCCTGTACGCTCCTGTCGCTCCGATACGACTGGCTCACCGGCGAGTACGTCACCGTGGGGATGGCCGGCGCGTTCATCCCCGACATGGCGAAAATCAAGCTCCTCGTCGATTCGGCGACCGTCGAGGCGGCGCTTGGGGTCCCGTTCGACTGGCTGGGTGTCCACACGCTCGGCGGCGCGTTCGTCGCCGTCCTCGTGGGCACGGTCGTCGTGGGCCGCTCGGACCGGCGGCGCGCGTTCGGCCTGCTGTCGCTCGGGGCCGCCAGCCACCTGTTCGCCGACGCGCTCCTGCTGAAGGCGTCCGGGCAGTCCTACGAGGTGCTGTGGCCGCTGACGCGGTACCACCCGCCGACGCCGGGGCTGTACCTGAGCACGGACGTCTGGCTCGCCGGCGTCACCGGGGCCATCGCGGTGGCGGCGTGGCTGTTCGCGGGCGACCGGTAA
- a CDS encoding DUF7317 family protein, with product MSHRSLTTALTLYRGETLTLEEAATYGGVSPSKFAAALRSRGIQVREEDGNTLVKHTAN from the coding sequence ATGTCACACAGGTCCCTCACAACGGCACTGACGCTGTATCGCGGGGAAACGCTCACGCTTGAAGAGGCGGCGACGTACGGCGGCGTGTCGCCTTCGAAGTTCGCGGCGGCGCTCCGGTCACGCGGGATTCAGGTGCGCGAGGAGGACGGCAACACGCTCGTCAAGCATACCGCGAACTGA
- a CDS encoding TOBE domain-containing protein: MALSARNNLSGTVRSVTADEVMAEVVIELDGGETVTSTITRGSADRLDLAEGDEVTAVIKASEVMVDKE; this comes from the coding sequence ATGGCACTCAGTGCTCGGAACAACCTCAGCGGGACGGTTCGCTCAGTAACGGCTGACGAAGTGATGGCCGAAGTCGTCATCGAACTGGATGGCGGCGAGACGGTCACGTCGACGATTACCCGAGGGTCCGCCGACCGACTCGACCTCGCCGAGGGCGACGAAGTGACGGCGGTCATCAAGGCCAGCGAAGTGATGGTCGACAAGGAGTGA
- a CDS encoding DUF7319 domain-containing protein, producing MADPDSTAPTEDERGNSPADAVTAEPEPGTEGGEPADGEEDLDTEALRKQVEEKYDFDNFGPADMAEMTAEEWDVAFDEESWITGDELLDRVTRDLRSRVANRDVFARIERHRDPPRVLAYSDEGYAVVYPDGSLEGEGTVMRDVKPTVALCSMDSYDVPETVPDRPLPEPEEVPEGGGELGNWMLQAIAGTQFLAGVALLGGAVLATAGVIGNAGTSIALLVVAGVAFIGVSLVLFFTVANARLSDTFRAEEYRDRLRAIGLEDGERPEFVPELDPQNTGSEAGTDETDEAGQ from the coding sequence ATGGCCGACCCGGACTCGACGGCGCCCACGGAAGACGAGCGCGGGAACAGCCCTGCGGACGCGGTCACTGCCGAACCCGAGCCCGGAACCGAGGGCGGGGAGCCGGCCGACGGCGAGGAGGACCTCGACACGGAGGCGCTCCGGAAGCAGGTCGAGGAGAAGTACGACTTCGACAACTTCGGCCCGGCGGACATGGCCGAGATGACCGCCGAGGAGTGGGACGTCGCCTTCGACGAGGAGTCCTGGATTACCGGCGACGAACTGTTGGACCGGGTCACGCGGGACCTCCGGAGCCGCGTCGCAAACCGCGACGTGTTCGCCCGCATCGAGCGCCACCGGGACCCGCCGCGGGTGCTCGCGTACTCCGACGAGGGCTACGCGGTCGTCTACCCCGACGGGAGCCTCGAAGGCGAAGGGACCGTCATGCGGGACGTGAAGCCGACGGTCGCACTGTGTTCGATGGACTCCTACGACGTGCCCGAGACCGTCCCCGACAGGCCCCTCCCCGAGCCAGAGGAGGTCCCCGAGGGCGGCGGCGAACTCGGGAACTGGATGCTCCAGGCGATTGCCGGCACGCAGTTCCTGGCCGGGGTCGCCCTGCTTGGGGGCGCGGTGCTTGCGACCGCCGGCGTCATCGGCAACGCCGGGACCAGCATCGCGCTCCTGGTCGTGGCCGGCGTCGCGTTCATCGGGGTGTCGCTCGTCCTGTTTTTCACCGTCGCCAACGCGCGGCTCTCGGACACGTTCCGCGCCGAGGAGTACCGGGACAGACTGCGGGCCATCGGGCTCGAAGACGGCGAGCGACCGGAGTTCGTCCCGGAGCTCGACCCGCAGAATACGGGGTCCGAAGCGGGGACGGACGAGACCGACGAAGCCGGGCAATGA
- a CDS encoding cytochrome b family protein yields the protein MSDNDNDDVRTDGSGTGIVSPDDETPAWSERKERTQGLSRLTYEYFERARREDQDLRQQSDYVERDVLAFPAWPHEMMRNIALTSFFVGMILFVSATLPPEMPNPANSSVTPAIILPDWYLYWSFGLLKLGPLNPDLSILGGSKLMADRTYGVLANVVVVGFVAIVPFLNKGSARRPVEQPFWAAVGMSGVIFSLTIAALSIKNLVPMDSHLLFDLTFLVPIVSATITYAVLKTMREGYMFDLNRRYYRLRPPK from the coding sequence ATGAGCGACAACGACAACGACGACGTTCGCACGGACGGTTCCGGCACCGGTATCGTCTCGCCGGACGACGAGACCCCCGCGTGGTCCGAACGCAAGGAGCGGACCCAGGGGCTCTCCCGGCTGACCTACGAGTACTTCGAGCGGGCGCGCCGCGAGGACCAGGACCTGCGCCAGCAGTCCGACTACGTCGAGCGCGACGTGCTCGCGTTCCCGGCCTGGCCCCACGAGATGATGCGCAACATCGCGCTGACCTCCTTCTTCGTGGGCATGATTCTGTTCGTCTCGGCGACGCTGCCCCCGGAGATGCCGAACCCGGCCAACTCCAGCGTGACGCCGGCTATCATCCTGCCGGACTGGTACCTCTACTGGTCCTTCGGCCTGCTCAAGCTCGGCCCGCTGAACCCGGACCTGAGCATCCTCGGCGGGTCGAAGCTCATGGCCGACCGGACCTACGGTGTGCTGGCAAACGTCGTCGTCGTCGGGTTCGTCGCCATCGTCCCCTTCCTGAACAAGGGGTCTGCGCGCCGTCCCGTCGAGCAGCCGTTCTGGGCTGCGGTCGGGATGTCCGGCGTCATCTTCAGCCTGACCATCGCTGCGCTGTCCATCAAGAACCTCGTCCCGATGGACTCGCACCTGCTGTTCGACCTGACGTTCCTCGTCCCCATCGTCAGCGCGACTATCACCTACGCGGTGCTCAAGACGATGCGCGAGGGCTACATGTTCGACCTCAACCGCCGGTACTACCGGCTGCGGCCGCCGAAGTAG
- a CDS encoding DUF7314 family protein, with protein MADEFMKGFACLMVGGLGWMTIKGWYNTPSFEGAQLTGELTIEEPTVFDQIALFMGDAFFWFAVLGALTFWVLLPLVSEFQAYLDERSA; from the coding sequence ATGGCTGACGAGTTCATGAAGGGGTTCGCGTGCCTCATGGTCGGCGGACTGGGTTGGATGACGATCAAGGGCTGGTACAACACGCCGAGCTTCGAGGGGGCACAGCTCACCGGCGAACTTACCATCGAGGAACCGACCGTGTTCGACCAGATAGCCCTGTTCATGGGCGACGCGTTCTTCTGGTTCGCGGTACTGGGCGCGCTGACCTTCTGGGTCCTGCTCCCGCTGGTCAGCGAGTTCCAGGCGTATCTCGACGAGCGGTCGGCGTAA
- a CDS encoding halocyanin domain-containing protein, translating into MNRREFVRTAGGAAGAAATLSATGTAAAQEEGSGGGETVPDYGGFLDQVGNFDGTTVDATGQDTVTVEVGVQANGGAYGFGPPAVHVDNGATVQWEWTGNGGGHNVVSDGEGPLDSGSTTSSAGVNYEHTFEEDGIYPYLCVPHEGLNMKGAIVVGEEYPTQTIGGGGPVEVDPHYAGVPIQPHYVGFGAGLAVIIPLIYTFFQLKYGESPHTSGGNN; encoded by the coding sequence ATGAACAGACGGGAGTTCGTCCGGACTGCAGGGGGTGCCGCCGGTGCTGCGGCGACCCTCAGTGCCACCGGCACCGCCGCCGCACAGGAGGAGGGCAGCGGAGGTGGCGAAACCGTCCCGGACTACGGCGGTTTCCTGGACCAGGTCGGGAACTTCGACGGGACGACCGTTGACGCGACCGGACAGGACACGGTGACTGTCGAGGTCGGTGTGCAGGCCAACGGCGGCGCGTACGGGTTCGGGCCGCCCGCCGTCCACGTGGACAACGGCGCGACCGTCCAGTGGGAGTGGACGGGCAACGGCGGCGGCCACAACGTCGTCTCGGACGGCGAGGGCCCGCTTGACTCCGGCAGCACGACCTCCAGTGCCGGGGTCAACTACGAACACACCTTCGAGGAGGACGGCATCTACCCGTACCTCTGTGTCCCACACGAGGGACTCAACATGAAGGGAGCGATTGTTGTCGGCGAGGAGTACCCGACACAGACAATCGGTGGCGGCGGCCCGGTAGAGGTCGACCCACACTACGCCGGCGTCCCCATCCAGCCCCACTACGTCGGGTTCGGTGCCGGGCTCGCGGTCATCATCCCGCTCATCTACACGTTCTTCCAGCTGAAGTACGGCGAGTCGCCCCACACTAGCGGAGGGAACAACTGA
- a CDS encoding cryptochrome/photolyase family protein → MKVFWHQRDLRLPDNRGLTAAATDDAVLPVYVVDADLLSKVGTRQRAFLLAGVRALKAAYRDRGGDLLVREGAAAEVLADVVDEYDADRVYYNEHYRPARRNRQRRVGEAVPTKSLTDLVLVDPAGLDSRYENHSRFYDDWQAHHKLPPVDTPAADALVDVSDPTTAPSIETDIDLPTPGYEGARQRYDDFLDAGIETYSDTRDDMRAAVERPTGAVSRMSPYLAAGMIGIREMWQDASDRHTEVTSDAQRNVQKYRYELSWREQSYHLLYHNPTLLSENYKPFPNRIEWENDEAKFEAWKRGETGYPLVDAGMRQLEREGYIHNRPRQNVASFLTKHLLVDWREGARHFRKRLVDHDPANNAASWQWTASTGTDSVDVRIFDPVAQMSKYDSGADYVTEYVPELRGVPAAKIVDWPTLSDGEREELAPDYDHPIVDRNAAYERAQRVFETALGKR, encoded by the coding sequence ATGAAGGTCTTCTGGCACCAGCGTGACCTCCGACTCCCGGACAACCGCGGACTGACGGCCGCCGCGACGGACGACGCGGTGTTGCCGGTGTACGTCGTCGACGCGGACCTGCTGTCGAAGGTCGGGACACGCCAGCGAGCGTTCCTACTGGCCGGTGTCCGTGCGCTGAAAGCGGCGTATCGGGACCGCGGCGGGGACTTGCTCGTCCGGGAGGGGGCCGCCGCCGAGGTGCTCGCGGACGTGGTCGATGAGTACGACGCCGACCGGGTGTACTACAACGAACACTACCGGCCGGCACGCCGGAACCGACAGCGCCGCGTCGGCGAGGCCGTGCCGACGAAATCCCTGACCGACCTCGTGCTCGTCGACCCGGCCGGGCTCGACAGCCGGTACGAGAACCACAGCCGCTTCTACGACGACTGGCAGGCCCATCACAAGCTCCCGCCGGTCGACACGCCTGCGGCGGACGCACTCGTCGACGTGTCGGACCCGACGACGGCCCCGAGCATCGAGACGGATATCGACCTGCCGACACCCGGCTACGAGGGCGCACGGCAACGGTACGACGACTTCCTCGACGCCGGCATCGAGACGTACAGCGACACCCGCGACGACATGCGGGCCGCCGTCGAGCGCCCGACGGGGGCCGTCTCGCGCATGTCGCCGTACCTCGCAGCGGGGATGATAGGCATCCGCGAGATGTGGCAGGACGCGTCCGACCGTCACACCGAAGTCACCAGCGACGCCCAGCGGAACGTCCAGAAGTACCGCTACGAACTCTCGTGGCGGGAACAGAGCTACCACCTGTTGTACCACAACCCGACGCTGCTGTCGGAGAACTACAAGCCGTTCCCGAACCGTATCGAGTGGGAAAACGACGAGGCCAAGTTCGAGGCCTGGAAGCGCGGCGAGACCGGGTATCCGCTGGTCGATGCGGGGATGCGCCAGCTCGAACGAGAGGGGTACATCCACAACCGCCCCCGACAGAACGTCGCGTCCTTCCTGACGAAGCATCTCCTCGTCGACTGGCGCGAAGGCGCGCGGCACTTCCGAAAGCGACTGGTCGACCACGACCCCGCGAACAACGCCGCCAGCTGGCAGTGGACGGCCTCAACCGGGACGGACTCGGTGGACGTGCGCATCTTCGACCCGGTCGCACAGATGAGCAAGTACGACAGCGGCGCGGACTACGTCACCGAGTACGTGCCGGAACTGCGCGGCGTTCCGGCGGCCAAAATCGTCGACTGGCCGACGCTCTCGGACGGCGAACGCGAGGAGCTGGCCCCGGACTACGACCACCCAATCGTCGACCGGAACGCCGCCTACGAACGCGCCCAGCGCGTGTTCGAGACGGCGCTGGGGAAGCGGTAA
- a CDS encoding digeranylgeranylglycerophospholipid reductase codes for MRERFDVVIAGAGPAGAQCARDLAERNYEVLVLETESEDEFPRQSNKSTAGTFMSAMTGFAIPDDVVMNYTDNVVLESPNDHYVRSQTGAVLEFAEFKRWLVAEGRTNGATYRFDSRVSAPIMEDGEIVGVRYDGDEEVYADIVIDATGPAAPLAKKLDVCDLQRDHQAIGVEYEFEGVEVDHDDYADLRDAMMLRLDHDLAPGGYSWIFHTGEDTAKVGLCYIQNGSHQKYAKDGMGIDDYLEYWLDSDSRFDDAERIEGQQHRGSAHIQPPKSMSTDNFMAIGDTVPTIDPLWGEGIHKGMKSARAAAATADAALTPEEPDTSAESLSVYDQLWHSDVAPKHSARLMMTELLYLAPNERYDQLMADLRSTGQDTLRQINSGDRRAIAKLAHLSDVPLLVDYARRRFGI; via the coding sequence ATGCGCGAGCGCTTTGACGTGGTGATTGCCGGAGCCGGGCCTGCGGGGGCGCAGTGTGCCCGTGATCTAGCGGAGCGAAACTACGAGGTGCTCGTTCTCGAAACCGAGTCCGAAGACGAGTTCCCGCGTCAGAGCAACAAGTCCACTGCCGGGACGTTCATGTCGGCGATGACCGGCTTCGCCATCCCCGACGACGTGGTGATGAACTACACCGACAACGTCGTCCTGGAGTCGCCAAACGACCACTACGTCCGCAGCCAGACCGGCGCAGTGCTGGAGTTCGCGGAGTTCAAACGCTGGCTGGTCGCCGAGGGTCGGACCAACGGCGCGACCTATCGGTTCGACTCCCGCGTCTCCGCCCCCATCATGGAGGACGGCGAAATCGTCGGCGTCCGCTACGACGGCGACGAGGAGGTGTACGCCGACATCGTCATCGACGCCACCGGCCCCGCCGCGCCGCTCGCCAAGAAACTCGACGTGTGTGACCTCCAGCGCGACCACCAGGCCATCGGCGTCGAGTACGAGTTCGAGGGCGTCGAGGTCGACCACGACGACTACGCCGACCTCCGGGACGCGATGATGCTGCGCCTGGACCACGACCTCGCCCCCGGCGGCTACTCCTGGATTTTCCACACCGGCGAAGACACGGCGAAGGTCGGCCTCTGTTACATCCAGAACGGCTCCCACCAGAAGTACGCGAAAGACGGGATGGGCATCGACGACTACCTGGAGTACTGGCTGGACTCGGACTCCCGGTTCGACGACGCCGAGCGCATCGAGGGCCAGCAACACCGCGGGTCGGCCCACATCCAGCCGCCGAAGTCGATGAGCACGGACAACTTCATGGCCATCGGCGACACCGTCCCGACCATCGACCCGCTGTGGGGCGAGGGCATCCACAAGGGAATGAAGTCGGCCCGCGCCGCCGCCGCGACCGCCGATGCCGCACTCACGCCGGAAGAGCCGGACACGTCCGCCGAGAGCCTGTCCGTCTACGACCAGCTCTGGCACAGCGACGTGGCCCCGAAGCACAGCGCCCGCCTGATGATGACGGAACTGCTGTATCTGGCCCCGAACGAGCGGTACGACCAGCTCATGGCCGACCTCCGGAGCACCGGCCAGGACACGCTCAGACAGATAAACAGCGGCGACCGCCGGGCGATTGCGAAGCTCGCCCACCTCTCGGACGTGCCGCTGCTCGTCGACTACGCGCGCCGTCGCTTCGGCATCTGA
- a CDS encoding ubiquinol-cytochrome c reductase iron-sulfur subunit yields MPLDEDKYPAETGRRRFVKGVVGSAALSSVGVGGAAAVDVTTDAAGEGGGTTPFVAVENTDGPAPRGMPIIPIEINGGEISGFWPEYDENAGAAVAPDFGGSGIDYSSQWFQYCGIQSTAAIYPQSERNNTFLNDTGTFSWQGEYESGKPLTVDMFDDYQEWGNGIGTPGIGKPASVVWRTNSEGSNGAPVQVIRSVEVEKMANGEGEYADLPGSVQSFVSEATDQGFIAWLNKCTHFCCVPGFKTQEGSANFGGANAIYCQCHQSVYDPFSPVQATFVALPRPPQTE; encoded by the coding sequence ATGCCACTTGATGAAGACAAATATCCGGCCGAGACAGGCCGCCGTCGCTTCGTAAAGGGCGTCGTCGGGAGCGCAGCGCTCTCCAGCGTCGGCGTCGGTGGCGCTGCAGCCGTCGACGTGACGACAGACGCCGCCGGCGAAGGTGGCGGGACGACCCCGTTCGTCGCCGTCGAGAACACCGACGGACCGGCCCCGCGGGGGATGCCGATAATCCCCATCGAAATCAACGGCGGCGAAATCAGCGGCTTCTGGCCGGAATACGACGAGAACGCCGGTGCGGCCGTCGCACCGGACTTCGGCGGCAGCGGCATCGACTACTCCTCGCAGTGGTTCCAGTACTGTGGTATTCAGAGTACTGCAGCCATCTACCCGCAATCGGAGCGGAACAACACGTTCCTCAACGACACGGGGACCTTCTCCTGGCAGGGCGAGTACGAATCCGGCAAACCACTTACCGTCGACATGTTCGACGACTACCAGGAGTGGGGCAACGGTATCGGTACCCCCGGAATCGGAAAGCCTGCGAGCGTCGTCTGGCGGACCAACAGCGAAGGGAGTAACGGCGCTCCGGTGCAGGTAATCCGGTCGGTCGAAGTCGAGAAGATGGCTAACGGCGAAGGCGAGTACGCCGACCTCCCCGGAAGCGTCCAGTCGTTCGTCTCGGAGGCGACCGACCAGGGCTTCATCGCCTGGCTGAACAAGTGTACGCACTTCTGCTGTGTGCCTGGGTTCAAGACTCAGGAAGGGAGTGCGAACTTCGGCGGCGCAAACGCTATTTACTGTCAGTGCCACCAATCGGTGTACGACCCGTTCAGTCCCGTGCAAGCGACGTTCGTGGCGCTACCACGCCCACCACAGACGGAGTAA
- a CDS encoding DUF7313 family protein encodes MQPSVTLFGPLDTILGSPTVGGAFLIEYIIFGVVVANFLTRQLAHRSHVKQYEDGGADAISRHPAHTFTNVALVVLSFFYMTLHHHGGMVLSVLVLGAVITDFFEFESRKVEARRDIPLERPKGAIVAALVVFMYAGYQSLFWVIKGPWSAIV; translated from the coding sequence ATGCAGCCATCCGTAACGCTCTTTGGGCCACTGGATACCATTCTGGGGAGTCCGACAGTCGGCGGTGCGTTCCTCATCGAATACATCATCTTCGGTGTGGTGGTTGCCAACTTCCTGACCCGGCAGCTCGCCCACAGAAGCCACGTCAAACAGTACGAAGACGGCGGCGCGGACGCGATTAGCCGCCACCCGGCACACACGTTCACCAACGTCGCACTGGTCGTGCTGTCGTTTTTCTACATGACGCTGCACCACCACGGCGGGATGGTCCTGTCCGTGCTCGTGCTGGGCGCAGTCATCACCGACTTCTTCGAGTTCGAGTCCCGAAAGGTCGAGGCGCGCCGTGACATCCCGCTGGAACGACCGAAAGGTGCCATCGTCGCCGCCCTCGTGGTGTTCATGTACGCGGGCTACCAGAGCCTGTTCTGGGTCATCAAGGGCCCCTGGAGCGCCATCGTCTGA
- a CDS encoding cytochrome b has protein sequence MSLERKDEHDHKGWMESRELTPVESVYLTVLVWLDRRLRIVDYLEILEDLYYKVNMQMPKSHTEQYNLDNKFWYWYPLYALGSFSTVAYVVAAISGALLGFYYAPAAAAADGSPTIAYDSVLLIMGQLNLGYFLRSVHRWAAQIMVAAVFLHMLRVYFTGAYKEPRELNWLIGIVLISLTLVFGYTGYLLPWSQLSFWAGQIGVEMSLSIPLIGEWVAQLMFGGFTLSQATLQRMYILHVFFLPFITTAIIAVHIGIVWMQGIAEPH, from the coding sequence ATGAGTCTCGAACGCAAAGACGAACACGACCACAAAGGCTGGATGGAATCGCGCGAGCTGACGCCGGTCGAATCGGTGTACCTGACTGTGCTCGTCTGGCTCGACAGGCGGCTGCGTATCGTTGACTACCTGGAGATACTCGAGGACCTCTACTACAAGGTCAACATGCAGATGCCCAAGAGCCACACGGAGCAGTACAACCTCGACAACAAGTTCTGGTACTGGTACCCGCTGTACGCGCTGGGGTCGTTCTCGACGGTGGCGTACGTCGTCGCCGCGATATCCGGCGCGCTGCTTGGCTTCTACTACGCACCGGCCGCGGCAGCCGCCGACGGGTCGCCGACAATCGCGTACGACTCGGTGCTGCTCATCATGGGCCAGCTCAACCTCGGCTACTTCCTGCGGTCGGTCCACCGCTGGGCCGCCCAGATAATGGTCGCTGCCGTGTTCCTCCACATGCTCCGCGTGTACTTCACCGGGGCGTACAAGGAACCGCGCGAGCTGAACTGGCTCATCGGCATCGTCCTCATCTCGCTGACGCTGGTGTTCGGGTACACCGGCTACCTGCTGCCGTGGAGCCAGCTGTCGTTCTGGGCCGGCCAGATCGGCGTCGAGATGTCCCTCTCTATCCCGCTCATCGGTGAGTGGGTCGCACAGCTGATGTTCGGCGGGTTCACGCTCTCGCAGGCCACGCTACAGCGGATGTACATCCTGCACGTGTTCTTCCTGCCGTTCATCACGACTGCCATCATCGCGGTCCACATCGGCATCGTCTGGATGCAGGGGATCGCTGAACCACACTGA
- a CDS encoding DUF7315 family membrane protein, whose product MTEDQPAGTESGSERRDVVVPLRVYKAVTVFSTLFAVISVVAGFILVDVATQRASAPASEIDVPVAIAGIACILAGTVVYAFSTRFRTEEMGKSKDDAT is encoded by the coding sequence ATGACAGAGGACCAGCCAGCGGGGACTGAGAGCGGTTCGGAGCGGCGGGACGTCGTGGTCCCGCTGCGCGTGTACAAGGCCGTGACGGTGTTCTCGACGCTGTTTGCGGTGATAAGCGTCGTCGCCGGCTTCATCCTCGTCGACGTGGCGACACAGCGGGCGTCGGCGCCCGCCTCCGAGATAGACGTCCCGGTCGCCATCGCCGGCATCGCCTGCATCCTCGCCGGCACAGTCGTCTACGCGTTCTCGACGCGGTTCCGGACCGAGGAAATGGGAAAGTCTAAAGACGACGCTACCTAA
- a CDS encoding NAD(+)/NADH kinase — MGTTVGVVGDEALADALRNAGVAVERDSGGTVPGTDRIVAVGQAAVAAVARADGDPLVLPVAAGRGVRSVSRDDAVAAVSALSDARVETHPVLRVTMPDGTVEQAFWDVTLVTADAARISEFTVASTADRIGRFRADGVVIATAAGSSGYAHHVGGPTLAPSKQAVVAPIAPFATDPDHWVLPVVGLSASVERDEATVELLVDDRVSRTIGYQETVTISLGSPVRTAVVAQSQSRFE, encoded by the coding sequence ATGGGAACCACCGTTGGTGTGGTCGGTGACGAGGCCCTGGCAGACGCGCTCCGGAACGCCGGTGTGGCCGTCGAACGAGACAGCGGCGGCACGGTCCCGGGAACCGACCGGATTGTCGCCGTCGGCCAAGCGGCCGTCGCCGCGGTGGCACGCGCGGACGGCGACCCGCTCGTGTTGCCGGTCGCGGCCGGTCGCGGCGTCCGGTCAGTATCGAGGGACGACGCCGTGGCCGCCGTCTCAGCGCTCTCGGACGCCCGCGTCGAGACACATCCGGTGCTTCGTGTCACGATGCCCGACGGCACGGTCGAGCAGGCCTTCTGGGACGTGACCCTCGTCACCGCCGACGCGGCCCGTATCTCCGAGTTCACCGTCGCGTCGACGGCCGACCGAATCGGCCGGTTCCGGGCCGACGGCGTCGTCATCGCGACGGCCGCCGGCTCGTCGGGCTACGCCCACCACGTCGGCGGCCCGACTCTGGCACCGTCCAAGCAGGCGGTGGTCGCGCCGATTGCGCCGTTCGCGACCGACCCGGACCACTGGGTGTTGCCGGTCGTCGGGCTCAGCGCCTCGGTCGAGCGCGACGAGGCGACCGTCGAACTGCTTGTCGACGACCGGGTGTCACGGACAATCGGCTATCAGGAGACCGTCACGATATCCCTCGGCTCCCCGGTTCGGACCGCCGTCGTCGCCCAGAGCCAGTCCAGATTCGAGTGA
- a CDS encoding DUF7321 family protein, producing the protein MVSDGLVATVVLLSVTLSLPCFLYGAYYIIETEPVTWDVLMHHLKFVTTGLVLTTVPMVLWMAPRLPDQLGGLSAVHAMLGLQAYALLAFGGTGIVRIFRAKREHDLYNDYDEELLLDEIGDETFSHWRSRLRIGVFGYVIFWLLAYLVGLARYALRYVA; encoded by the coding sequence ATGGTGTCGGACGGCCTCGTAGCCACAGTCGTGTTACTGTCGGTGACACTCAGCCTGCCCTGTTTCCTCTATGGCGCGTACTACATCATCGAGACCGAGCCGGTGACTTGGGACGTGCTCATGCACCACCTGAAGTTCGTCACGACGGGGCTCGTGTTGACCACCGTCCCGATGGTGCTGTGGATGGCCCCGCGGCTCCCGGACCAGCTCGGCGGCCTCTCGGCCGTTCACGCGATGCTCGGCCTCCAGGCGTACGCGCTGCTCGCCTTCGGCGGGACCGGCATCGTCCGCATCTTCCGCGCGAAGCGGGAACACGACCTCTACAACGACTACGACGAGGAGCTGTTGCTCGACGAAATCGGCGACGAGACGTTCAGCCACTGGCGCTCGCGGCTTCGCATCGGCGTCTTCGGGTACGTCATCTTCTGGCTGCTGGCGTATCTCGTCGGCCTCGCCCGTTACGCCCTCCGGTACGTGGCGTGA
- a CDS encoding DUF7318 family protein — protein MASEGSTYGDIHRYEPPRESTAAAVGIVLLTIIQVGLVGLFTYGMIAGWASGIGTTLTVRLIEANMFLGGVLTAIFIDLSFIMLLYRKEFLPDVMIVKKRRRKWEDLYIRQEDVDGTTMADGDKFAETFKRAVYPYYKK, from the coding sequence ATGGCATCCGAAGGCTCCACCTACGGCGATATCCACCGGTACGAACCGCCGCGCGAGAGCACGGCGGCGGCCGTCGGTATCGTGCTCCTGACGATTATCCAGGTCGGCCTTGTCGGCCTGTTCACCTACGGCATGATTGCCGGCTGGGCGTCAGGTATCGGGACGACGCTGACGGTTCGGCTCATCGAGGCCAACATGTTCCTCGGTGGCGTGCTGACGGCGATTTTCATCGACCTGTCGTTCATCATGCTGCTGTACCGCAAGGAGTTCCTCCCCGACGTGATGATAGTCAAGAAACGCCGCCGGAAGTGGGAGGACCTCTACATCCGTCAGGAAGACGTCGACGGTACGACGATGGCGGACGGCGACAAGTTCGCAGAGACCTTCAAACGCGCAGTGTATCCATACTACAAGAAATAA